A single window of Anopheles moucheti chromosome 2, idAnoMoucSN_F20_07, whole genome shotgun sequence DNA harbors:
- the LOC128310901 gene encoding uncharacterized protein LOC128310901 isoform X2 has protein sequence MLKENRPIEPLTAVDAADEEQDSAGSMSESEVMKLDTSIPAPSDVPPSLIISRRTYKTPDQLDNPTPAGEDEKEPVKQDISTTGELEVKQLIQDPLKLANVDKESKADDVLNPSDMKTEVVERRDTDAVQKDEPMAETGSDTGSKDTAETVKMEVDDEVPELIVEPKQKQTDSVADVPLAKGEQNESGKVLEDNDKEEEPVTGSKQSEVAVPEAEKTPVAILTHTKESRSENDEPMEAEEKLADKTGTTLKEEAVSESIEDPPLVVKGEGSGADCNSGIEPMFSEIIEEPVMFIFGVGAGRENDMGNTKKIETTTTVVSESNATTNPKEEDANACSTIGSSKTGNGETELPQNREGNGDDEELDLSRKVVPTKEKEMTMVEQDHGPKGEQGSSESDKKANSRGGKRIEKSTVPGADEPVVVSDKPAEKRRGSRKSNTPKKAFDLSVAATTLQMMETDEEISKDASFKVENEREKPLENAKVRGNPDKNGDHTVPSAADAVPKEELKNKSEPLESKEADREESPHSKQGLKCVVTKDLVKCEPVKKEDQKEPDDADEKSHTKIEQSKSEDDRVANEKPTVKNESEDHQPEELEGDSPPKRKRRHRNGLVDGLDISMVLDAGSDGGNNPPVRQSRRIAMQKIKEETNRREIEDQMLKKMKADAVKKKKDLGMKISDDDYRAERTSPEHSSDSSSDGGVGADGRRRKKKKKKKKGSLHQQAQQLQNLAKKQSTWNSASPSESSSETEAEDYFAEPYHSEEDVRRSNVLKSDHEFSPESDLETEAPAQPLKRARTARKARRTRGEQEEEEEEEEEEDDGSEDHACQECKKTDQPEWILLCDSCDKGYHCACLKPVLFTIPEGDWFCPVCLHRQLIERLQSKLELYDALRTKLEAEAKRREEEEQTAREAELAEQALANEREEQLRAQRRARQQQRLLDRADAEGRRSRSGSEEESSRDRRRRRHRNRRAPRKRSQSRSGNSSSDGLDGSGSSDRSGSGSESKSSTDSDDIPIYKLRRRASARVSYKFNEYDNLIDSAIRREMRGSEMMEEEEEDDEDDGHGYSKGKDISTIIEATTREEQARKKALQQDNEGDGGEEDGRLNGDREQQHESEAIARGTNSGEEEEGEGAVVRQERKPAPATNNRSVSAVSKKPKKKKKKLCKIELSSEEDDEDDSDEDFRGEASGSEDDEEEDEDEDEEDDNSMSGDSESSLETGRGRNNRMRKPSSRAAASKRRRIVENSDDSDELEEEMRRAKAKKSRKNRVLDDSDEELDLDDDDDEDSEDYDSDDLCSDTETESSRSSKSSGSSSSSAPSTEGDWRRKKKSKGAKSKPKVSAGGGKHLDRPKKTEARPKPSIESSDESESDRDEGGKGGKTMPGRKKQSKKTSSRSSPDSGRAGEKKTDRKTRGKKIHYIVDEDFESSDDGIRPGVQRPDTPPEEREKFIRRQEEIKRMLAENNAAKAKELATSKIDQLVGRSGSKEASKDSLSDVPMQVIESARILDIDFLKSTSGNTARISTVDSVVDFDDELPEDFDPDDEMDDEALAKIMEEEDFAHHQLKPTAGATTSPAELLPPVPPPPSKGRHKSLDPEEFLLQQQQKGGRPIEPPTVARKDQLPPPLPLPVNLASSSATPPHPYPALQSPIKALLKPTGIPTSTIMSPIVSGAGGGSTILANALQTGPTLPPPPLLKESHPTGRPEVLMRGGPPHSLPPGGHHQLPVGPHHKPELSHLMMGLGGSVPLSLAKGIPLPPHHSGHRLPPGGLSMPPNMLGHVPHPSHGLRTKPVPGSGVVSNNAGIAAAVVSAASIGAGVAGPPGMAHTPPPASPTTAGPIPRMPIGATPSPTTPSSERRPGRRKKITPLREDLKRKGAAPPDQPSVPTAAHQEQHQRPPPQHPSLHHGHVAARLPPPPTMPSSSTAGPPIGMRPSLPPVTTSHNSFQQSASAIAAAAAAAAAAQELAIKVHSRTTADAGGGSAGAGMHVNEPPLSVPSSVAHLSYLSENPLFAHRLGPLPSSILSSGSSSLQRIAAISGAAPPTVFGDPAAYNGGWKPPPSASSKPKTTAGPTPASGMMVGPPPVGSLEHYHEYNPGNHHYNPYYNVLDRAGHLRPPPTIGELHRTSALSPTTFTTLQPLEFPHVLKPASENPHHQPHHPHHHHSSATPSPAASSAGGDDGPSVERSHGAGPPPPAHAASSSSSVPVENHPSSASSPASPTGDSTGASGAGTVAPSLVPPTGNTSTPASSSSTSTSVFGELVSYFSSQQDDLDS, from the exons ATGTTGAAGGAAAATCGCCCTATCGAACCACTGACCGCTGTAGATGCAGCAGATGAGGAGCAAGATAGTGCGGGAAGTATGAGCGAATCGGAAGTAATGAAACTCGATACCTCAATTCCTGCGCCGTCCGACGTGCCGCCTAGTTTGATTATATCTCGCCGCACGTATAAAACTCCCGACCAACTTGACAACCCAACGCCGGCCGGGGAGGACGAGAAAGAACCAGTTAAGCAGGATATATCCACCACCGGCGAGCTAGAGGTTAAGCAATTGATACAAGATCCACTGAAGCTCGCAAATGTCGATAAAGAGAGTAAAGCAGATGACGTTTTAAACCCGTCAGACATGAAGACTGAGGTCGTCGAAAGGAGGGACACCGATGCAGTGCAGAAAGATGAACCGATGGCTGAAACAGGAAGTGACACGGGTTCGAAAGACACTGCAGAAACAGTTAAAATGGAAGTGGACGACGAAGTACCGGAGCTGATCGTTGaaccgaaacaaaagcaaacggaCTCAGTAGCGGATGTGCCCTTGGCTAAAGGGGAGCAAAATGAATCTGGAAAGGTTTTAGAGGATAATGATAAGGAAGAAGAACCTGTAACGGGTTCAAAACAGTCCGAAGTGGCTGTGCCGGAGGCAGAAAAAACACCTGTAGCAATTTTGACGCATACGAAAGAATCTCGCTCGGAGAATGACGAACCGATGGAGGCGGAGGAGAAGCTTGCTGACAAAACGGGTACGACATTGAAGGAAGAAGCTGTTAGTGAATCAATCGAAGATCCTCCATTAGTAGTGAAAGGGGAGGGCAGTGGTGCCGACTGTAATAGTGGTATTGAGCCGATGTTCAGTGAGATCATTGAGGAACCGGTGATGTTTATCTTTGGTGTGGGTGCTGGCCGTGAAAACGATATGGGTAATACGAAGAAAATCGAAACGACTACCACGGTGGTATCGGAATCGAATGCAACCACTAATCCCAAGGAGGAGGACGCGAATGCTTGCAGTACGATAGGATCGTCTAAGACCGGTAACGGTGAAACCGAATTGCCACAAAACAGGGAAGGAAATGGTGATGACGAGGAACTAGACTTATCGCGGAAGGTAGTACCAACCAAAGAGAAGGAAATGACGATGGTCGAGCAGGATCATGGCCCGAAAGGTGAACAAGGTAGCAGTGAATCGGATAAGAAGGCAAATTCGCGTGGTGGAAAACGAATTGAAAAATCAACGGTTCCCGGAGCAGACGAACCGGTGGTAGTGTCGGACAAGCCGGCAGAAAAGCGGCGTGGTTCAAGGAAAAGCAATACGCCCAAAAAAGCTTTCGATTTGTCCGTGGCGGCAACGACACTGCAGATGATGGAAACGGATGAGGAGATTAGCAAGGATGCTAGTTTTAAGGTGGAAAACGAACGCGAGAAACCTCTGGAAAATGCTAAGGtgaggggaaaccctgataaAAATGGTGACCATACCGTTCCTTCCGCTGCGGATGCGGTACCTAAGGAggaattgaaaaacaaatctgAGCCTCTGGAAAGTAAGGAAGCAGATCGAGAAGAGTCACCTCACAGCAAACAGGGATTAAAATGTGTGGTCACAAAAGATTTGGTGAAATGTGAACCAGTGAAGAAAGAAGATCAGAAGGAACCTGACGATGCAGATGAGAAGTCACATACGAAAATCGAGCAGAGCAAAAGTGAAGATGATCGTGTTGCAAATGAAAAACCTACTGTGAAGAATGAAAGCGAAGATCACCAGCCAGAAGAACTGGAAGGGGATAGTCCTCCAAAACGCAAGCGACGTCATCGGAATGGGCTGG TTGATGGGCTTGATATTTCGATGGTGCTCGATGCTGGGTCGGATGGGGGAAACAATCCACCGGTTAGGCAATCACGCCGTATCGCTATGCAGAAGATCAAGGAAGAAACCAATCGGCGCGAAATCGAGGATCAGATGCTGAAAAAGATGAAAGCGGATGCGGTTAAAAAGAAGAAGGATTTGGGTATGAAGATATCGGACGATGATTATCGAGCCGAACGTACCTCGCCGGAACATTCTTCCGATAGTAGCTCGGACGGTGGTGTCGGTGCGGATGGGCgcagaaggaagaaaaagaaaaagaagaaaaagggaagTCTTCATCAGCAGGCACAGCAGCTCCAAAATCTAGCAAAGAAGCAATCGACCTGGAACAGTGCATCACCATCGGAAAGCAGCTCGGAAACGGAGGCGGAAGATTATTTTGCCGAACCGTATCACTCGGAGGAAGATGTGCGTCGTAGCAACGTGTTAAAGTCGGATCACGAGTTTTCACCCGAATCGGACTTGGAGACGGAAGCGCCGGCACAGCCATTGAAACGCGCACGCACTGCCCGAAAAGCAAGGCGTACGCGTGGCGAACAGGAGgaagaagaggaggaggaagaagaagaagacgatGGGAGTGAGGATCATGCGTGCCAGGAGTGCAAAAAGACGGATCAGCCCGAATGGATACTGTTGTGCGATTCGTGTGATAAGGGTTATCACTGTGCGTGTCTGAAACCGGTACTGTTCACCATACCCGAGGGTGACTGGTTCTGTCCGGTGTGTTTACACCGGCAGCTGATCGAGCGGTTACAGTCGAAGCTGGAGCTGTACGATGCGCTGCGGACAAAGCTGGAAGCGGAAGCTAAGCGACGCGAGGAGGAGGAACAAACGGCTCGGGAAGCTGAGCTGGCCGAACAGGCGCTGGCAAACGAGCGGGAGGAGCAACTGCGAGCACAGCGACGAGCCCGGCAGCAGCAACGTTTGCTGGATCGTGCCGATGCGGAAGGTCGTCGATCACGATCGGGATCGGAGGAGGAATCTTCCCGAGATCGTCGACGGCGAAGGCATCGTAACAGGCGTGCACCGAGAAAACGATCACAGTCTCGATCGGGCAACAGTAGCTCGGATGGGTTGGACGGGAGTGGAAGTAGCGACCGGAGTGGAAGTGGTAGCGAAAGCAAAAGCAGCACTGATTCGGACGATATTCCGATCTATAAGCTGCGACGTCGCGCTTCGGCAAGGGTGAGCTACAAGTTTAACGAGTACGATAACCTGATCGACTCGGCCATCCGACGTGAGATGCGCGGCAGCGAAATgatggaggaggaggaggaggatgatGAAGACGACGGACACGGATATTCCAAGGGCAAGGACATTAGCACCATCATAGAGGCAACGACAAGGGAAGAACAAGCACGAAAAAAGGCGCTTCAACAGGATAATGAAGGCGATGGTGGAGAGGAGGATGGCCGTTTGAATGGAGACCGTGAGCAGCAGCACGAGAGTGAAGCAATAGCACGAGGGACAAATAGTggagaggaagaagaaggagaaggTGCAGTAGTGCGGCAGGAGCGTAAACCTGCGCCTGCTACCAATAACCGATCAGTCTCCGCAGTTTCAAAGAAAcccaagaaaaagaagaaaaagctcTGCAAGATCGAACTCAGTTCCGAGGAGGACGACGAAGACGATTCGGACGAGGATTTCCGTGGAGAAGCAAGCGGATCGGAGGAcgatgaggaagaggatgaagATGAGGATGAGGAGGACGATAATTCCATGTCTGGGGATAGCGAAAGCTCGTTGGAAACGGGTCGTGGTCGCAACAACCGAATGCGGAAGCCTAGTAGTCGTGCGGCGGCCAGCAAACGCCGCCGAATAGTGGAAAACTCGGACGATTCGGATGAGTTGGAGGAAGAAATGCGACGTGCAAAGGCGAAAAAGTCACGCAAAAATCGGGTTCTCGACGATAGCGATGAGGAGCTGGATCtggatgacgacgatgatgaggaCAGTGAGGATTACGATAGTGATGATCTGTGCAGTGACACGGAGACGGAAAGTagtcgcagcagcaaaagtagcggcagcagtagcagcagcgctCCCAGCACAGAGGGCGACTGGCGGCGGAAGAAAAAGTCCAAGGGAGCGAAATCGAAACCGAAGGTGTCGGCCGGTGGTGGAAAACATCTGGACCGGCCAAAGAAGACCGAAGCGCGCCCGAAACCATCGATTGAATCAAGTGACGAGAGCGAGAGTGATCGAGACGAAGGTGGTAAGGGTGGTAAAACGATGCCCGGTCGAAAgaagcaaagtaaaaagaCATCCTCCAGATCGAGTCCCGATTCGGGACGGGCGGGAGAAAAGAAGACGGATCGCAAGACGCGGggcaaaaaaatacattacatcGTCGATGAGGACTTTGAGAGCTCGGACGATGGTATACGGCCGGGTGTGCAGCGACCCGACACACCGCCAGAGGAAAGGGAAAAATTTATCCGTCGTCAGGAAGAAATCAAGCGGATGTTGGCAGAGAATAATGCCGCGAAAGCGAAGGAGCTGGCCACGTCCAAGATCGACCAGCTGGTGGGCCGTTCTGGTTCGAAGGAAGCTTCGAAGGATTCGCTCTCAGATGTGCCAATGCAGGTGATTGAGAGTGCACGGATATTGGACATTGACTTCCTGAAAAGCACCAGCGGTAATACGGCGCGCATCTCGACCGTTGACTCGGTGGTTGATTTTGACGATGAGTTGCCGGAAGATTTCGATCCGGACGACGAAATGGATGATGAAGCGCTGGCCAAGATCATGGAAGAGGAAGATTTCGCCCACCATCAGCTGAAACCGACGGCTGGGGCTACGACGTCACCGGCAGAATTGCTTCCCCCTGTACCACCACCTCCTTCCAAAGGACGACATAAGTCGCTCGATCCGGAAGAGTTCCtacttcagcagcagcaaaaaggtGGTCGTCCTATTGAACCGCCAACCGTGGCGCGAAAGGACCAACTGCCTCCGCCGTTGCCTTTACCGGTAAATTTGGCTTCCTCCTCAGCAACGCCCCCCCATCCCTATCCAGCGTTGCAGAGCCCTATCAAGGCCTTACTCAAACCGACGGGTATACCAACTTCCACCATAATGTCACCGATCGTTTCTGGCGCCGGCGGTGGTAGCACGATACTAGCAAATGCGCTACAAACTGGTCCGACGTTGCCTCCACCTCCGTTACTGAAAGAATCACATCCTACCGGTCGACCGGAGGTACTTATGCGTGGAGGACCACCACATTCACTTCCACCCGGTGGTCACCATCAGCTGCCCGTTGGACCACACCATAAACCGGAACTGTCGCATCTGATGATGGGGCTGGGCGGTAGTGTTCCGCTATCGTTGGCAAAGGGTATTCCGTTACCACCACACCATTCCGGGCATCGCTTGCCACCGGGTGGATTATCGATGCCTCCGAATATGCTGGGACATGTGCCTCACCCATCGCACGGTTTGCGCACGAAACCCGTACCTGGGTCTGGTGTGGTAAGCAATAATGCTGGCATTGCAGCTGCTGTTGTGTCAGCCGCTAGCATCGGTGCTGGTGTAGCCGGACCACCGGGTATGGCGCATACTCCACCTCCAGCATCACCGACGACAGCCGGCCCAATTCCAAGAATGCCTATCGGTGCGACCCCGTCTCCAACAACACCAAGTTCCGAGCGACGTCCAGGTCGACGAAAGAAGATTACGCCCCTCCGGGAGGATCTGAAGCGTAAGGGAGCAGCACCACCAGATCAACCATCTGTTCCTACCGCGGCCCATCAGGAGCAGCATCAGAGGCCACCGCCCCAACATCCATCACTGCATCACGGTCACGTGGCGGCACGATTACCACCACCGCCGACGATGCCTTCTTCGTCGACAGCGGGTCCACCGATAGGAATGCGACCATCACTACCGCCGGTCACCACCAGCCATAATTCAT TTCAACAAAGCGCATCGgccattgctgctgctgctgcggccgcTGCGGCAGCACAGGAGTTAGCAATTAAAGTACATTCCCGAACAACCGCTGACGCTGGCGGTGGCAGTGCTGGTGCTGGAATGCACGTCAACGAACCACCTTTGTCGGTTCCTTCGTCCGTAGCACACCTGTCGTATTT ATCGGAAAACCCGCTGTTTGCACATCGTCTCGGTCCCTTGCCTAGCAGTATTCTTTcttccggcagcagcagcctgCAGCGAATTGCGGCCATCAGTGGTGCAGCACCGCCGACGGTGTTTGGCGATCCGGCAGCATACAATGGCGGTTggaaaccaccaccatcggcgAGTAGTAAGCCGAAAACAACCGCTGGTCCAACGCCAGCGTCTGGTATGATGGTGGGTCCACCTCCTGTTGGATCGCTGGAACATTACCATG AATATAATCCAGGAAATCATCACTACAACCCGTACTACAATGTGTTGGATCGGGCAGGTCATCTGAGGCCGCCTCCAACGATCGGTGAGCTTCATCGCACCAGTGCCCTGTCTCCTACCACATTTACCACACTGCAGCCGCTCGAGTTTCCGCACGTACTGAAACCGGCCAGCGAAAACCCACATCACCAGCCGCATCATCCGCATCACCATCACAGCAGCGCAACCCCTTCACCAGCCGCATCGTCGGCTGGTGGTGACGATGGTCCGAGCGTTGAGCGGTCACATGGTGCtggtccaccaccaccggcccATGCAGCTTCATCGTCCTCTTCAGTGCCGGTGGAAAATCATCCATCGTCGGCCTCATCTCCAGCATCTCCTACGGGTGATTCCACGGGAGCGTCTGGGGCCGGAACGGTGGCACCTTCGTTGGTGCCGCCCACCGGAAACACTAGTACGCCTGCCTCCTCGTCTAGCACGAGTACCAGCGTTTTCGGCGAATTAGTAAGCTATTTCAGTTCTCAGCAAGATGATTTAGATTCGTAA